The following proteins come from a genomic window of Methanosarcina sp. MTP4:
- a CDS encoding GNAT family N-acetyltransferase, with protein MGMRYSDNKNLEREQLVSLFTSVEWESAKYPQELQLAIANSHSVYTAWDGDKLVGLMNALSDGVMTVYYHYLLVRPEYHKQRIGATLVRMMTDKYSGCRTQVVISYSSQVNFYKNCGFTVGDDEIPLFISDLV; from the coding sequence ATGGGCATGAGGTATTCCGATAACAAAAATCTCGAAAGAGAACAGCTTGTTTCCCTTTTTACGTCTGTTGAATGGGAATCGGCAAAGTATCCGCAGGAACTGCAGTTAGCAATTGCAAACTCGCACTCCGTTTATACAGCATGGGATGGAGACAAATTAGTTGGGCTTATGAACGCTTTGTCTGATGGAGTTATGACAGTTTATTATCACTATCTTTTAGTCAGGCCAGAGTATCACAAGCAAAGAATAGGTGCAACCCTCGTAAGAATGATGACTGATAAATATTCCGGATGCCGAACACAGGTTGTAATTTCATATTCAAGCCAGGTTAATTTTTATAAGAATTGTGGTTTCACCGTTGGTGATGATGAGATTCCCCTATTTATTTCAGATTTAGTATAA
- a CDS encoding HEAT repeat domain-containing protein — protein sequence MEARTKNLVKKLERSVFAGNRAAAAEELGKIGDPGAVPALINALGHSNPKVREAAVEALGKIGSPGAVPWMIKLLNDPEKSVKKAVLSTLGKIGTPEAVSGLVNALNYPDKFTQKEAVKALIKIGSSEAVSGLTKALDNPENFVRRASVIALGKIGTEDAVRGLIKALEDSDDQVRQKSVEALGKIGSYEAVPKLMETLKDSKLSVQEAAAKALCMIIGPDMPVPLLIKVFEAPNRDVRKASIEALRSIETTEAVSGLVRALDDPDWYLRNRAVEHLGDIASPEAVLGLVKALDLHENAVRKAIAGVLGRIGTPASVSGLIKCLEDSDSSVREVAVVGLGRIGTQEAVSGLLKALKDSKSSVREASIYALGTLGTNEAVPDLIAALEDPEPSVRKTAVGALEKIGTPDAISGLHDALDNPDGSVRKAAAKTLEKIDKSNTVEELGKILEDTGSSEREAAAESLGKIRTPSAVSALIQALEDSDSSMRDAARAALLETMGTSNSVPILIMGLDAPDKDVRSASVEGLERVGTADTLPGLIKALDDPDWYVGSTAVKALEKIGTADVVPVLRNCLRDDDSNIRIEAARALGNINNTSSLEEFEFVMELEEGGAGDEAGVKAGILAEEAGVKAGILAEEAKVEAGIRAEEGVGVKEEEEEEEKRVEEGAGVETIGGYPECKPCTESIGPVSSINPDSDNPEDWIEIGGELDYPEAMDYSDSSVEAEVASITGETVKSEAFGMPHKRGFEEEEKDIPSCPACSATLELPFEPNFCPFCGVRLKK from the coding sequence ATGGAAGCTAGAACCAAAAATCTGGTAAAGAAGTTGGAACGCTCGGTTTTTGCAGGAAACAGGGCTGCTGCGGCAGAGGAGTTAGGGAAAATAGGAGATCCGGGTGCGGTCCCTGCCCTGATTAATGCCCTCGGGCACAGCAACCCTAAGGTAAGGGAAGCTGCGGTAGAGGCTCTGGGAAAAATCGGTAGTCCCGGAGCAGTGCCGTGGATGATCAAACTGCTTAACGATCCCGAAAAGTCTGTGAAAAAAGCTGTATTGAGCACTCTTGGAAAAATTGGGACACCTGAAGCAGTTTCGGGACTTGTTAATGCACTCAATTATCCTGATAAGTTCACACAAAAAGAAGCCGTAAAAGCTTTAATAAAAATCGGCTCTTCAGAGGCGGTTTCAGGGCTTACGAAAGCCCTTGATAACCCGGAAAATTTTGTAAGGAGAGCTTCGGTAATCGCTCTTGGAAAAATAGGCACAGAAGATGCTGTCCGGGGGCTGATAAAAGCCCTCGAGGATTCCGATGACCAGGTAAGGCAGAAATCAGTAGAAGCCCTGGGGAAAATCGGTTCCTACGAAGCTGTTCCGAAACTCATGGAAACCCTCAAGGACTCCAAGCTTTCCGTGCAGGAGGCAGCGGCAAAAGCCCTTTGCATGATAATAGGGCCTGATATGCCGGTGCCCTTACTTATCAAGGTCTTCGAAGCCCCCAACAGGGACGTGAGAAAGGCCTCAATAGAAGCCCTCCGGTCCATAGAGACCACTGAAGCGGTTTCGGGCCTTGTAAGGGCACTCGATGATCCCGACTGGTACCTGCGCAACAGGGCTGTTGAACACCTGGGAGATATCGCTTCACCCGAGGCAGTTCTGGGCCTTGTTAAAGCCCTGGACCTCCATGAAAACGCCGTCCGGAAGGCAATAGCAGGCGTACTCGGAAGGATCGGGACCCCGGCATCTGTTTCAGGCCTTATCAAATGCCTCGAAGATTCTGACAGTTCGGTCAGGGAAGTAGCAGTAGTCGGCCTGGGAAGAATAGGTACGCAGGAAGCTGTTTCAGGACTTCTGAAAGCCCTGAAGGACTCCAAGAGTTCAGTGCGGGAAGCCTCGATATATGCTCTTGGGACCCTGGGCACAAACGAAGCTGTTCCGGACCTGATAGCCGCCCTTGAAGACCCTGAGCCTTCAGTAAGAAAAACTGCAGTAGGTGCTCTTGAAAAAATCGGAACACCTGATGCCATTTCAGGTCTTCATGACGCCCTCGACAATCCTGATGGGTCGGTGCGAAAGGCCGCAGCAAAAACTCTTGAAAAGATTGACAAATCAAACACCGTAGAAGAACTGGGAAAAATCCTTGAAGACACCGGGAGTTCCGAAAGGGAAGCTGCCGCAGAAAGTCTCGGGAAAATCAGGACACCTTCCGCCGTTTCAGCCCTGATCCAGGCCCTTGAGGACTCCGACAGTTCCATGCGGGACGCCGCCAGAGCCGCTCTTCTGGAAACTATGGGAACGTCCAATTCGGTGCCCATCCTCATCATGGGGCTCGACGCCCCGGATAAGGATGTGCGCAGCGCTTCGGTAGAAGGGCTCGAAAGAGTAGGCACAGCCGACACCTTACCCGGGCTCATCAAAGCCCTCGATGACCCTGACTGGTATGTGGGAAGCACCGCAGTAAAAGCCCTCGAAAAGATCGGAACCGCTGACGTGGTCCCTGTTTTGAGAAACTGCCTGCGGGACGATGATTCCAACATCCGGATTGAGGCTGCAAGGGCTCTTGGGAATATAAATAATACGAGTTCTCTGGAAGAATTCGAATTTGTAATGGAACTTGAAGAAGGAGGAGCAGGTGACGAAGCCGGAGTAAAAGCAGGAATACTGGCAGAAGAAGCCGGAGTAAAAGCAGGAATACTGGCAGAAGAAGCCAAAGTAGAAGCGGGAATAAGAGCAGAAGAAGGAGTAGGGGTAAAAGAAGAAGAAGAAGAAGAGGAAAAAAGAGTGGAAGAAGGAGCAGGGGTAGAAACGATAGGCGGATATCCGGAATGCAAACCCTGCACCGAATCAATCGGACCTGTGAGCTCCATAAACCCCGATTCCGATAACCCGGAAGATTGGATAGAAATCGGAGGGGAGCTTGATTATCCGGAAGCAATGGACTATTCCGACTCTTCAGTAGAAGCCGAAGTAGCTTCAATAACCGGAGAAACCGTAAAATCCGAAGCTTTCGGAATGCCACACAAAAGAGGTTTCGAAGAAGAGGAAAAAGATATCCCGTCCTGTCCGGCCTGCTCAGCAACACTTGAACTTCCCTTTGAACCCAACTTCTGTCCATTCTGCGGCGTGAGATTAAAAAAGTAA